A window of Bacteroidales bacterium genomic DNA:
AACGCCGGATTGGTAACAGGCATCCTGGGAGTAAGGATTTCAGCGGCCAGGTAATTCTGTATAGTATAAGGCAAAATGAAATACCCGTCAGCCAGTCCCTGCATCAATGCAGAAGCCCCAAGCCTGTTGGCGCCATGATCGGAAAAATTGCATTCGCCGATTGAGAACAAACCCGGAATGGATGTCATGAGCTCATAATCCACCCAGATACCGCCCATGCAATAATGAATGGCGGGGTAAATCATCATCGGAGTTTCATAAGGATTGTCATCCACGATCTTTTCATACATCTGGAAAAGATTTCCGTAGCGCTCCTCGATAACATGCTTGCCAAGTCGCTTAATGGATTCGTTAAAATCAAGGTAAACAGCAAGCCCGGAACCTACACCGAAACCTGCATCACATCTTTCTTTTGCAGCTCTTGAAGCCACATCACGCGGAACAAGGTTTCCGAAGGCAGGATACCTTCTTTCGAGATAGTAGTCGCGATCGTCTTCAGCGATATCTTTTGGCTTTTTGGTGCCGGCCCTCAGCGCCTCAGCATCTTCTTTCTTTTTCGGGACCCATATTCTTCCGTCATTACGCAAGCTTTCGCTCATCAAAGTAAGTTTCGACTGGTAACTTCCGTGAACCGGGATACAGGTAGGATGGATCTGCACGAACGCCGGGTTGGCAAAATACGCGCCCTTTTTATACACCTGCCATACAGCACTGCCATTTGATCCCATGGCGTTGGTAGAAAGGAAAAATGCCCTTCCGTAACCTCCGGTTGCTATTACAACAGCATGTCCGAAATGCCTCTCGATTTTGCCATTTACAAGGTTGCGGGTGATTATTCCTCTTGCCTTGCCATCAATCAGAACCACATCAAGCATTTCATTACGAGGGAATAGTTTTACCGTTCCTGCATCAACCTGTCGCATGAGTGCACTGTATGCGCCAAGCAACAGCTGCTGACCCGTTTGCCCGCGGGCATAAAAGGTTCGTGATACCTGGGCTCCGCCGAAAGAACGGTTTTCAAGCAATCCGCCGTATTCCCTTGCAAAAGGTACACCCTGTGCAACGCACTGGTCAATGATGTTCCCGCTTACCTCGGCAAGCCTGTAAACATTGGCTTCACGTGCCCTGTAATCACCGCCTTTAATTGTGTCGTAATATAACCTGTAAACGCTGTCGCCGTCATTGGGATAATTCTTGGCAGCGTTAATACCGCCCTGCGCGGCAATGCTGTGTGCCCTGCGGGGACTATCCTGGTAACAAAAAGCTTTTACATTGAAGCCCAGTTCACCAAGGCTGGCAGCTGCAGAAGCCCCTGCCAGACCGGTACCCACAACAATGATATCCAGTTTGCGCTTATTGGCAGGATTTACAAGTTTCTGAGTAGCCTTATAGTTAGTCCATTTTTCGGCCAGCGGGCCTTCCGGAATTCTTGGATTCAGTTTTGTCATAATTGAAAAATCAATGTCTTACATTCGGAAATAAACATACAGCGGTATCGCTACAAATCCAGCTACGATGGCCAGGGTATAAATTATGCCCGTCCACTTTATAATCGGCGAATATATAGGATGATTGATTCCCAGTGTCTGAAAAGCCGACTGAAAACCGTGCAGCAGGTGAAAACCAAGAAAAATCATACAGGCAATATAGAATATTACAACCCATCCGATCTTGAATTTTTCGATAACCAGCAAACCAAGGTCATGGTATTCCTCTCCATCATAATTCACAACAGGCACATCACCGAATATTTTTGCTTTTAAATAAAAGTCAAAAAGGTGTATAACAAGAAAAACGGTGATTATGGCAGCCGTATGGATCATGAATTTGGAAAAAAAAGATGTTTGTGAAAAATTTTCTTTCCGGTACCTGCTTGGCCTGGCCATCCAGTTTTGAAGCTGAACGATAACACCATAAATCATATGCAGCAGGAACCCTCCAAAGAGTATGAGTTCCATAACCCTTACAAGTACATTCGTTCCCATAAAATGGGCCGCTTTGTTAAAGGGTTCCCTTGAGTCTGAAAAAATCAGGCTAAGATTAATACCAAGATGCACTACAAGGAAAACTACAAGAAAAATCCCTGCCAGCGACATCATTAATTTTTTTCCAATGGAAGAAGTAAGGATACTGCTCATAAGTATGAATAAATCAAAAGATGTGCATAATTGTTTATCGTAACGGCAGCAAATTTACCTGCTTAGAGTTATTTTTACAACACATGACAGACCAAATATGCTACTTTAGAACCATTAAAGATAATTATGAAGACAATCACAATGCCTCCGGCCTTCTTCACCGTTAACCGGGAAAGACTTTCACATGCTCTGAAACCAAGGTCACTTGCGATTTTTCATGCCAACGATGAAATGAACCGGACCGCCGACCAGGATTTCCCATATCGCCAGGACTCCGATCTCTTCTACCTGACGGGGATTAACCAGGAAAAGACGGCATTGCTGATTGCACCCGACTATCCTGATGAATCGATGCGTGAGATTCTGATTATCCGCAGAGCCAATCCTAAACTTGAAACCTGGGAAGGTCATAAATACACTGTTGAAGAGGCCAGGGCGATTTCAGGTATAAAAACCGTTTACTATGCCGATGAATATGACTCAGTGCTGGCACCCATGATGATGTTCAATTACAACATTTACCTTAACCTGCCTGAATTACACAAGATCATTCCGGAATTGCCCAACAGGAACCTCAGGTTTTCATACGACATACAACGCCGGTTTCCCGCCCACCATTATGAAAGACTTGCTCCGATCATGCGCGATCTGAGAACCATGAAATCGGAAGCTGAGATAACCATGATTAAGGAGGCCTGTGCCATCACACGCGATGCGTTTCAAAGAGTGCTTAAAACCGTGAAACCCGGCATGACGGAATATGAAGTGGAGGCCGAGATTACTTATGAATTTGTCAGGAAAGGCGGACGACATGCTTACCAGCCTATCATTGGTTCGGGTATCAACGGCTGTTCACTTCATTACCTATACAACAACAGCACCTGCAACGACGGTGATTTGCTGCTGATGGATTTCGGTGCCGAATATGCGAACTATGCCGCAGATTGCACAAGGACAATACCCGTAAACGGAAAATTCACAGCCCGGCAGAAGGATCTCTATAAATCGGTTCTTGATGTATTCCGGTATGCCTGTTCCCTGATGAGGCCGGGAAATACAATAAACAATATGCATGCTGATGTATGCCGAAGGTTCAGTCTTGAACATGTGAGAGTTGGCCTTTATACAGCCGAAGAATTAAAAAATGAACCCCGGGAAAAACCCTTGTACCAGAAATATTACATGCACGGAACTTCCCATTTTCTTGGATTGGATGTCCATGATGTAGGAGGTAAAGATGCAGAATTCCGACCCGGCATGATTCTGACCTGTGAACCCGGCATTTATCTTCCTGAAGAAAAGACGGGTATCCGGATTGAAAGCAACATCCTGATTACACGCGACGGTAATCTCGACCTGATGAAGGATATCCCGGTTGAACCTGATGAAATAGAAAAACTGATGGCCTCCAGGTGATCAGCCTATATCTTCAATATTTTTTGCTATCGGCGTTCCAATCACTTTATTGCCCTGGCTGGTGACCACTACATTATCTTCGATGCGGACAGCGCTGAAACCAATGTATTTTGAAACCTCCCTGTAGTCGATGAAATCACGGTAACGCCCTTCGCTGTGCCATTTTTCAATGAGGGGTTCTATAAAATAAATGCCCGGCTCAACTGTAATCACATTCCCTTCAACAAGCCGTTTGGCCATCCTGAGGTATGCTGTACCAAATTGTTCCGACCGTTTGAACTCCTCATCATAACCGACAAAATTTTCACCGATATCTTCCATGTCATGCACATCAAGGCCGATCATATGCCCGAGCCCGTGGGGGAAAAACAAGGCATGAGCCCCGTGTTGCACGGAATCCTCAATACTTCCTTTCATCAATCCGAGTTCTTTCAGTCCCTTTGCAATTACAAGAGCGGCCGAACGATGAACTTCTGAATAGGGTACTCCGGGCTTGATTGCTTCAATGGCAGCCAGCTGCGCATCCAGCACAATTTTATATATTTCTTTTTGCTGGTTGGTGAATTTTCCATTAACCGGGTAAGTTCTTGTAATGTCCGTTGCATACCTCATCGGTGATTCGACGCCGGCATCCATTAAAAGCAGCTGGCCTTTTTTAAGTTCATTGTGGTATGAGTGATTATGCAACGTCTGGCCGTTAACCGTGCAAATAACGGGATAGGCCATCCGGCAATGATGCTTAAGGGCAAAACCTTCAAAGGTCCCCTGGATCTGGTATTCATAAGTTCCCGGCTTAATCAGTCCCCTGATTTCATCATAACCGGGAGCAGTAACCTCACTCATTGTCTTTTCCATATCCTCAAGTTCCCAGGAATCTTTAACTGACCGCTGAGAAACAACAGCCTTTATCAGAGCCTGTGATGCATTCCTGTCGACCTCTTCGTATTTGAGATTATCATAATAGGCGAGCTGTAGCCTTCTTTGTTCGCGGTAGGGAGGAAGATAATGTACCTCTCTTGAATGGGCTATTACCCTGAAAACATCCCCATCAAGCCTTTCAAGCGGTTTCACTTTGGTAACCCCGGCTTTCAGGGCTTTATCCTGCAATGGCTCAAGGCGGCCCACCCAAATGATATCTTCAAGAGTGGGGTCACTTCCGTAAAGCATTTCAATCCCGGTTTCACAGTCGATCATACCCGCAACACCCGGCTGATCGATTCCGAAATAATACAGGAATGAACTGTCCTGCCTGAACGGGTAATTATTGTCTGCATAATTCATGGCAACTTCTTTATTGCCAAGAAATAAAATAACTCCTTTACCGACAAGTTCTCTTAATCGCTTTCTACGTTGGATATATACTTCAGCAGGAAACATGGTTTTTATATATTGGTCTGCTTATAAAATTATAACCTATTTTCTTCTAAAACCAATAAAAACGTCATAAAAAACATTCTCATCACAACCGGGAATGTTAAATTTCGTATACAATTCTGACCCTAATTTTAATTTTTTCTATGCCGTACCGCCGCCTTCCCAATACCGATCTGGCCAGACTGAGAGCACTGAGGATTGCCTATGAAAAGGGAAAGGAATTGCCTCCTTTTAAACTGGCGTTTACACAGGCGAGTTATCAACGGGTAATTTCGGTGCTGCATTCATTTGAGAAAACTGTACAGGAAAGCCGCCAGGCATTCAACATACAGGTTC
This region includes:
- a CDS encoding aminopeptidase P N-terminal domain-containing protein; this encodes MKTITMPPAFFTVNRERLSHALKPRSLAIFHANDEMNRTADQDFPYRQDSDLFYLTGINQEKTALLIAPDYPDESMREILIIRRANPKLETWEGHKYTVEEARAISGIKTVYYADEYDSVLAPMMMFNYNIYLNLPELHKIIPELPNRNLRFSYDIQRRFPAHHYERLAPIMRDLRTMKSEAEITMIKEACAITRDAFQRVLKTVKPGMTEYEVEAEITYEFVRKGGRHAYQPIIGSGINGCSLHYLYNNSTCNDGDLLLMDFGAEYANYAADCTRTIPVNGKFTARQKDLYKSVLDVFRYACSLMRPGNTINNMHADVCRRFSLEHVRVGLYTAEELKNEPREKPLYQKYYMHGTSHFLGLDVHDVGGKDAEFRPGMILTCEPGIYLPEEKTGIRIESNILITRDGNLDLMKDIPVEPDEIEKLMASR
- a CDS encoding succinate dehydrogenase cytochrome b subunit, which encodes MSSILTSSIGKKLMMSLAGIFLVVFLVVHLGINLSLIFSDSREPFNKAAHFMGTNVLVRVMELILFGGFLLHMIYGVIVQLQNWMARPSRYRKENFSQTSFFSKFMIHTAAIITVFLVIHLFDFYLKAKIFGDVPVVNYDGEEYHDLGLLVIEKFKIGWVVIFYIACMIFLGFHLLHGFQSAFQTLGINHPIYSPIIKWTGIIYTLAIVAGFVAIPLYVYFRM
- a CDS encoding fumarate reductase/succinate dehydrogenase flavoprotein subunit; this encodes MTKLNPRIPEGPLAEKWTNYKATQKLVNPANKRKLDIIVVGTGLAGASAAASLGELGFNVKAFCYQDSPRRAHSIAAQGGINAAKNYPNDGDSVYRLYYDTIKGGDYRAREANVYRLAEVSGNIIDQCVAQGVPFAREYGGLLENRSFGGAQVSRTFYARGQTGQQLLLGAYSALMRQVDAGTVKLFPRNEMLDVVLIDGKARGIITRNLVNGKIERHFGHAVVIATGGYGRAFFLSTNAMGSNGSAVWQVYKKGAYFANPAFVQIHPTCIPVHGSYQSKLTLMSESLRNDGRIWVPKKKEDAEALRAGTKKPKDIAEDDRDYYLERRYPAFGNLVPRDVASRAAKERCDAGFGVGSGLAVYLDFNESIKRLGKHVIEERYGNLFQMYEKIVDDNPYETPMMIYPAIHYCMGGIWVDYELMTSIPGLFSIGECNFSDHGANRLGASALMQGLADGYFILPYTIQNYLAAEILTPRMPVTNPAFEEAEYNIQERLNKLMQIKGTQSVDHIHRKFGLRLWDLVGMSRTKEGLTEAVKEFALLRQEFWNDARITGDQNELNQELEKASRVADFIEIGELMARDALQREESCGGHFREEYQTPEGEASRNDENFMFVGAWEYKGTGNEPVLHKEPLVYENIKVQTRNYKI
- a CDS encoding aminopeptidase P family protein encodes the protein MFPAEVYIQRRKRLRELVGKGVILFLGNKEVAMNYADNNYPFRQDSSFLYYFGIDQPGVAGMIDCETGIEMLYGSDPTLEDIIWVGRLEPLQDKALKAGVTKVKPLERLDGDVFRVIAHSREVHYLPPYREQRRLQLAYYDNLKYEEVDRNASQALIKAVVSQRSVKDSWELEDMEKTMSEVTAPGYDEIRGLIKPGTYEYQIQGTFEGFALKHHCRMAYPVICTVNGQTLHNHSYHNELKKGQLLLMDAGVESPMRYATDITRTYPVNGKFTNQQKEIYKIVLDAQLAAIEAIKPGVPYSEVHRSAALVIAKGLKELGLMKGSIEDSVQHGAHALFFPHGLGHMIGLDVHDMEDIGENFVGYDEEFKRSEQFGTAYLRMAKRLVEGNVITVEPGIYFIEPLIEKWHSEGRYRDFIDYREVSKYIGFSAVRIEDNVVVTSQGNKVIGTPIAKNIEDIG